In the genome of Sphingobium sp. CR2-8, the window CAGCATCGCAATCACGCCGCTCAGGAAGCGCGGCTCGGCGATATGGCCGATCCATTCAAGCGACTGCGCCAACCGCCGCTGCGCGCCGGACCGGTCCCCGTCGGTCAGGATGGCGACCGTCGCGTCTTCCAATATCGCCGACATCGGCGTGTGCGGGATCGTCAGGTCCGCGATGGACGACCCGCAGCCCGCCGCAGACACCTTGCGGAAGCGGCCGAACCGCTCGGTCTGCTGCGGCACCTCATCGGCGGCGCAGGTCGCGCGGCATTCGAACCAATCGAGGATATGCGTCCAGTGCGCCCGCGTATAGCGCCCGTGAACCAGATCGTGCCCAGCCTTGCGGATGCGCTCATAATGCGCGGGGTCGGCCGATACGTCCTTCATCCGCTGGTACAGGTCCGGCCCCTCCCCCAGCAGGCAATTTTCCATATCCACGAAACCGAGGGCCTTCACCGTCTCGGAATCGGGCGCGACCAGCACTGCGCCGGCCGCCGGTATCTCCAGATGCTTGCGCACGACATAGTCCAGCCGGGTGGTGTCGGCGATGGCATAGTGCGACGCGGACAGCAGTCGCGCATATTTCTCATCCCGCGCCTCGAACGGGTTGACGGTGCCCGCAGCATAGCCCGGATGCGGGTAGATCAGCGTCGGAATGTGATGCGGCATTTCCTCGGTGATCTTCGCCCGCCAGGGATAGAAGGACGGGTAAAGATGACCGCCGAATATGCTGACCGGAATCGTTTTTTCCAGTTGATGGTCGCGGAAGACGGTGTCGTCGATAAACAGCGGGATGACGAAGCAATCATAGCGGGCGAGTTCCGGCATCTGCTGCAAATGTTCGATCCCGCAGAATACCGTGTCCGCGCCATAGTCGGCCAGCGCCCGCAGGATATGCGGCCGCGCCGGATCATGGGGATCGCAATTGAAGAAGAAGGCGCGCGGGATGTGCGGATAGGCAAGGGCATTCTTTACGCGCGTACGGATGGGTCGGACCCAGTGCACGGCGTCGTAGATGACGAAATCGGGCCGAACCCGGCCGCAGACTTCTTCGAAATCGAAATCCCCTTCGATCGTACTGACGTCGCAATGCAGAGCAAGCGCATGGACCCATTCGTCGGAAATGGCGCGCAGGAAGGGCGCGGCATCGGCGTTCACCTGCGGGCGCACGCACAAGGCACGGCGGCGAGGGCGAGGGTCAGCCATAGGGATCCTTCTGAAAAAACGCGGTGACCGCGTTGATCACGCGGTCCTGTTGATCGATGGTCATCCCGGCAAAGAGCGGCAGGCTGATGCCATTGGCCGCGAAATCTTCGGTCACCGGGAAGCCGCGTATGGGCGTGGGCAGATCGGCGAAACAAGGCTGACGGTGCAGGGGAATGGGATAATGCCGCCCGGTAGCGATGCCGTTGTCCGCCAGATGCGCGCGCAGCGCCTCGCTTGTTTCGCTTCGCACGACATAGAGATGGAAGACATGGTCGTAATGGACGACGGTGGGCAGATTGAGCGGGAGGCCCGCGAAAGCGAGCTGATAGCGCGCCGCCAGCATCCGCCGCTGATCGGTCCATTCATCCAGTAGCGGCAGCTTGTGCCCCAGCACCAGCCCCTGGATGCCATCCATGCGATAGTTGAAGCCGACCCGATCGTGAACATAGCGCTGGCTTTGGCCATGATCGCGCAAGGCGCGGAGTAAGGCCGCATCCTCCGCATCGTCAGTGATGATCAAGCCGCCTTCGCCCGCGCCGCCCAGATTCTTGCCCGGATAGAAACTGAAGCATCCCATGCGACCAATTGTGCCAACGGCTCGGCCGCCATGGCGCGCGCCAATCGCCTGCGCAGCATCTTCGATCACCATCAGGTCATGCTCGCGCGCGAAGGATGCGACCGCGTCCATGTCGGCGGGCTGGCCATAGAGATGCACGGGGATGATCGCCCGCACGCCCTCTTCCATCCGCAGCGCCGTGTCGGCCATGTCGATGGTCCCGGTTGCGGACTCGACATCACAGAAAATCGGCACCGCGCCCGCATAGATCAGGCCCCAGACGGTGCCGACGAAGGTGTTGGAAGGAACCAAAACCTTGTCGCCCCTGCCGATCCCACCGGCGACCACCGCCAGGTGCAGCGCCGCGCTGCCGCTGCTGACGGCGACGGCATGGGCAGCGCCCAGATAGTCGCCGATCCTCGCTTCGAAATCCGAAACCCAGTCACCCAGGCAAAAGGCGCTAGCGGCGAAAAGGCGCTCCATGTCCGGCATCACGGCGTCGCGGATGCGGTCCCATTGGGGGGACAGGTCCATGAAAGGCACCGTGGCTGATGGCATGATGTCCAACTCCCGAACGCCGGATCAGGCGATCTTCTTGACCGGCGCGACGATGGCATCCACTCGTCGCAGGCTGGCGTCGAGCCGGGCCTGCGCCATCTCCAATGTCTTCACGATCGACAGGCCGAAATGCCCGTCGGTCCGGCACCGCTCCTGGCCCAGGATGACGCGGCGGAAATGCTCGACCACCGCGACCAGCGGTTCCGGTCCGGCGACGCGGGGCGAGGTGACGGAGCCGATGCGATAGCTGGGCAGCAGATCGCCGCGCTCATGCTGCGGCTGGAAGGCGATGCCGCTGTCGTAGATCTTGATCGGCTCGTCGCGATTAAGGTCGTCCCACACCACCATTTGCTCACTGCCACCGATGGCGATGCGCCGGACCTTCACCGGCGACATCCAGCTCAAGTTCAAATGGGCGATGAGATTGCCGGGATAATGCAGCGTCAGATAGGCGATGTCCGCCGATCCATGTCCGAAATGCCGATAGCCCGATGCCTCGACATCGATCGGCTCGCAGCCAAATAGATAGGTGATGATCGACAGGTCATGGGGGGCGAGATCCCACACGACGTTCACATCCGGCTGAAACAGGCCGAGATTGACACGCTGACTGTCGAAATAGGAGATGCGGCCCAGTGCGCCGCCATGGACCAGCTGCCCCAATTGCATCACGGCGGGATGGAACAGGAAGGTATGATCGACCATAAGCGTCAGTCCGCGCTTCTCCGCGCGGGCGATCAGGTCGGCGGCCTCATCTACCGACCCGCACATCGGTTTTTCCATCATCACATGTTTGCCCGCGTCCAGCGCCGAGCGCGCTATGCTATAGTGCGACGCGACTGGTGTCGCGATCACTATGACATCGATCGCGGGATCGGCCATCACTGCCGCCGGATCATTATGCACCGCCAGTTTCGGATGCGACAGCGCCAGTTCATCGCGCAGCCCCGGCCGCAAGTCGACCACGGCTTTGAGTGCCAGATGCGGATTGTTCGACAGGACGCGGAATATGTTCCGACCCCAATATCCCATTCCGAACAAAGCCACGTTGAGCATAGATTCCTTCACCCCTGCGATCGCCACAGCCTGTCGACCCCAATAGCGCAATGTCGACGTCCATGGTTAATAAATGGTTTATTGGGGAACGACTGAGGCAAGGAAACGCCGGAACGGCGGACATCGGCCTCAAAGGCGTAACCCGTGTGTGTTGACATGGCCCTACCGATAAATGCCGCTGACAAAGCGACATGGTGGCAATCCGGTCCAGGTCTTGAAGGCACGATTGAGCGTCGGCGAATCGGAATAGCCGGGTGCTTGCGCCACGTGCTCAAGCGCCAAGCTCCGGTCCTGAGTACGCCTCCGTTGAGAGTCGCCTTCCCCCGGGCGTGATGGACCGCTCTTAAGTTCGCTCTTGAGAGCGGTCGTAGGAGCGGTTTTGTGGGTCAGATCACGGTTTTCGGCGGGCCTGAGCGTCGGCGACGCTGGCGTGAGGACGAGCGGGCGAAGATTCTGTCCGAGGCATTCTCACCGGGTGCCTGCGTGGCACGGATAGCCCGGCAGTATGATGTGTCGACGGCGTTGGTTTACACTTGGCGCCGCAAAGCTGAAGTGCAGGCCGCTGCGTCGCCGGCGGAGGTCGGCTTCGTCGAAGCTGTCGTGCTTGACGAGGCAGACGGCAACCAGTTGTCATCTGCGCCAGCTGTTGTGGTGGATTTGCCTGGCGGGCGACGCGTGAACATCTTCGCCTCGGCGCCGCCGGATGTGGCTGCTGCTGTTCTGAAGGCGCTGATCCGATGATCCCGGTCCCGAGCGGCGGTAAGGTCTGGCTCGCGCTAGGGCATACAGACATGCGCCGGGGAATGAGGTCGCTGGCCTTGCAGGTTCAGCAGTCGCTGAACAAGGACGTCCATGCTGGTGACCTTTATGTCTTCCGGGGCCGGAGCGGGTCGCTTTGCAAAATTCTGTGGCATGACGGCCTCGGGATGTCCTTATACGCAAAACGTCTGGAAAAAGGGCGTTTTGTGTGGCCCGCCGCAAAGGACGGGACGGTCGCGATCTCGGCTTCAGCGATGGCTTGCCTGCTCGAGGGCATAGACTGGCGTAACCCTCAGGAGACCTGGCGCCCGACACAGGTTGGCTGATCCCCGGCGTCAATCAAGGTGAGAAAAAGCGCACCTGTCCGGGTACTTTGGCGGGCAAAATGTGCTGGAAAACTGGCTTAAATCCTGGGGTTTTCGGCAAGTTCGTGCTATAAAAGAGCATGGCCGAAAGCGACCCATCCGACGAGCTCGTCCAGCTTCGCGCTGAGGTTGCCGTCGTTCGGGAGCGGGCCGAGCAGGCCCAGGTAAAGCTGTTCGTAGCCGAGGCCGAGGTCGCGAAAGTTTGGGCGATCAACGCTGATCTGCTGGCCCGCAACGCCCACCTCGAACTGATGAACGAGACGATGCGCCGCGACAAATACGGCGCGAGTTCCGAGCGCAGCCGGCGTCTGCTGGGTCAGCTCGAACTCACCTTCGAGGAACTCGAGGCCAATGCCAGCGAGGCCGAACTGCTTGGCCAAATTGCAGCCGACAAGACCAGCACGGTGGCAGCGTTCACCCGCAAGCGTTCCACCCGCCGCGACTTCCCGGCCGACGTGCCGCGCGAGAAGGTCGTTATCCCGGCGCCAGAACTTTGCCCGTGCTGCGGCTCGGACGATCTGAGCCATCTGCCCCCGGCGATCACCGAAACGCTCGAGAGAGTTCCCGCCCGCCACAAGGTGATCCAGACGGTCCGGGAAAAGGTCTCATGCCGTAAGTGCGAGAAGATCAGCCACCCACCGGCACCCTTCCACGTGACGCCGCGCGGGATGTTCGGGCCGCACTTCCTGGCAAACCTGGCCTTCCAGAAGTACGGTCTGCACCAGCCCCTCAATAGCCAGCGTGATCGGCTCGAGGCCGAAGGCATCCCCTTGAGCCTCTCGACGCTCGCGGATCAGATCGGCGCGATCTGCGTGGCGGTGAAACCCCTGTTCCTGCTGCTGGAGGCTCATGGGCTCGCCGCTGACCGCCTGCATGCCGACGACACCACCGTTCCACTTCTGGCCAAACTGAAAACCAGCGTGGCGCGGATATGGGACTATGTGCGCGACGATCGCCCGTTCGGCGGCCCGGCGCCGCCAGTGGCGCTGTGCTACTACTCCAGCGATCGCAGGGGCGAGCATCCGCGCGCCCACCTGGCCGGCTATACCGGTATTCTCCAGGTCGACAGGTATGCCGGCTTCAATGCCCTGTTCGAGGAAGGCTGGGCCGATAAGCCCATGACGCGCGCAAATTGCTGGGTTCATGCACGCCGGGAATTCTTCAAGCTCGTCGACATCCGGCAGCAGCTCAAGCGCAACAAGAAAAAGGGCACCGCGCCGCTCATCTCGCCGCTGGCGACCGAGGCGCTCGAGATCATTGATCGGCTCTTTGCCATCGAGCGCGACATCAACGGCAAGCCTTCCGCCGAGCGCCTGGCCGTTCGCCAGGAGCTGTCCGCTCCGATCGTTGCCGAACTGGAGGCATGGATGCACGAGACGCGCAGCAAGCTCTCTCGTCACGATGTCGTGGCCAAGGCCATCGCCTACCTTCAGAACGACTGGGCGGGCTTCACCACATTCCTCGCCGATGGCCGGATCTGCCTCTCGAACAACGCCGCGGAACGCCAACTGCGCAGCGTTGCTCGGGGAAGAAAAGCCTGGTTGTTTGTGGGCTCAGATCGCGGCGGCCAGCGCGCCGCGATGATGTTCAGCCTGTTCGGCACGGCTCGGCTCAACGACGTTGATCCGCTCGCCTGGTTCACCGACGTCCTCGCCCGGATCGCCGACATCCCACAGAACCGCCTTCACGAACTCCTCCCTTGGCGTACGCCTCCGTTGAGAGTCGCCTTCCCCCGGGCGTGATGGACCGCTCTTAAGTTCGCTCTTGAGAGCGGTCGTAGGAGCGGTTTTGTGGGTCAGATCACGGTTTTCGGCGGGCCTGAGCGTCGGCGACGCTGGCGTGAGGACGAGCGGGCGAAGATTCTGTCCGAGGCATTCTCACCGGGTGCCTGCGTGGCACGGATAGCCCGGCAGTATGATGTGTCGACGGCGTTGGTTTACACTTGGCGCCGCAAAGCTGAAGTGCAGGCCGCTGCGTCGCCGGCGGAGGTCGGCTTCGTCGAAGCTGTCGTGCTTGACGAGGCAGACGGCAACCAGTTGTCATCTGCGCCAGCTGTTGTGGTGGATTTGCCTGGCGGGCGACGCGTGAACATCTTCGCCTCGGCGCCGCCGGATGTGGCTGCTGCTGTTCTGAAGGCGCTGATCCGATGATCCCGGTCCCGAGCGGCGGTAAGGTCTGGCTCGCGCTAGGGCATACAGACATGCGCCGGGGAATGAGGTCGCTGGCCTTGCAGGTTCAGCAGTCGCTGAACAAGGACGTCCATGCTGGTGACCTTTATGTCTTCCGGGGCCGGAGCGGGTCGCTTTGCAAAATTCTGTGGCATGACGGCCTCGGGATGTCCTTATACGCAAAACGTCTGGAAAAAGGGCGTTTTGTGTGGCCCGCCGCAAAGGACGGGACGGTCGCGATCTCGGCTTCAGCGATGGCTTGCCTGCTCGAGGGCATAGACTGGCGTAACCCTCAGGAGACCTGGCGCCCGACACAGGTTGGCTGATCCCCGGCGTCAATCAAGGTGAGAAAAAGCGCACCTGTCCGGGTACTTTGGCGGGCAAAATGTGCTGGAAAACTGGCTTAAATCCTGGGGTTTTCGGCAAGTTCGTGCTATAAAAGAGCATGGCCGAAAGCGACCCATCCGACGAGCTCGTCCAGCTTCGCGCTGAGGTTGCCGTCGTTCGGGAGCGGGCCGAGCAGGCCCAGGTAAAGCTGTTCGTAGCCGAGGCCGAGGTCGCGAAAGTTTGGGCGATCAACGCTGATCTGCTGGCCCGCAACGCCCACCTCGAACTGATGAACGAGACGATGCGCCGCGACAAATACGGCGCGAGTTCCGAGCGCAGCCGGCGTCTGCTGGGTCAGCTCGAACTCACCTTCGAGGAACTCGAGGCCAATGCCAGCGAGGCCGAACTGCTTGGCCAAATTGCAGCCGACAAGACCAGCACGGTGGCAGCGTTCACCCGCAAGCGTTCCACCCGCCGCGACTTCCCGGCCGACGTGCCGCGCGAGAAGGTCGTTATCCCGGCGCCAGAACTTTGCCCGTGCTGCGGCTCGGACGATCTGAGCCATCTGCCCCCGGCGATCACCGAAACGCTCGAGAGAGTTCCCGCCCGCCACAAGGTGATCCAGACGGTCCGGGAAAAGGTCTCATGCCGTAAGTGCGAGAAGATCAGCCACCCACCGGCACCCTTCCACGTGACGCCGCGCGGGATGTTCGGGCCGCACTTCCTGGCAAACCTGGCCTTCCAGAAGTACGGTCTGCACCAGCCCCTCAATAGCCAGCGTGATCGGCTCGAGGCCGAAGGCATCCCCTTGAGCCTCTCGACGCTCGCGGATCAGATCGGCGCGATCTGCGTGGCGGTGAAACCCCTGTTCCTGCTGCTGGAGGCTCATGGGCTCGCCGCTGACCGCCTGCATGCCGACGACACCACCGTTCCACTTCTGGCCAAACTGAAAACCAGCGTGGCGCGGATATGGGACTATGTGCGCGACGATCGCCCGTTCGGCGGCCCGGCGCCGCCAGTGGCGCTGTGCTACTACTCCAGCGATCGCAGGGGCGAGCATCCGCGCGCCCACCTGGCCGGCTATACCGGTATTCTCCAGGTCGACAGGTATGCCGGCTTCAATGCCCTGTTCGAGGAAGGCTGGGCCGATAAGCCCATGACGCGCGCAAATTGCTGGGTTCATGCACGCCGGGAATTCTTCAAGCTCGTCGACATCCGGCAGCAGCTCAAGCGCAACAAGAAAAAGGGCACCGCGCCGCTCATCTCGCCGCTGGCGACCGAGGCGCTCGAGATCATTGATCGGCTCTTTGCCATCGAGCGCGACATCAACGGCAAGCCTTCCGCCGAGCGCCTGGCCGTTCGCCAGGAGCTGTCCGCTCCGATCGTTGCCGAACTGGAGGCATGGATGCACGAGACGCGCAGCAAGCTCTCTCGTCACGATGTCGTGGCCAAGGCCATCGCCTACCTTCAGAACGACTGGGCGGGCTTCACCACATTCCTCGCCGATGGCCGGATCTGCCTCTCGAACAACGCCGCGGAACGCCAACTGCGCAGCGTTGCTCGGGGAAGAAAAGCCTGGTTGTTTGTGGGCTCAGATCGCGGCGGCCAGCGCGCCGCGATGATGTTCAGCCTGTTCGGCACGGCTCGGCTCAACGACGTTGATCCGCTCGCCTGGTTCACCGACGTCCTCGCCCGGATCGCCGACATCCCACAGAACCGCCTTCACGAACTCCTCCCTTGGCATTGGAAAGCTGCTCAGCAGCAGGCCGCCGAAGAAATCGCCGCCTGAACCACGGTACCGCGACAACTCGCGGCGGCTATCGGATGCGTACCCCTTGGCATTGGAAAGCTGCTCAGCAGCAGGCCGCCGAAGAAATCGCCGCCTGAACCACGGTACCGCGACAACTCGCGGCGGCTATCGGATGCGTACGGTCCTGAGCAGGGCTGCATTCAAGCCAACCACGCGCTGCGAAAGCTGACAGCGAGCATTCAAGCATCAGATAGCTGAGCGCTTCCCATGAATGCGGACAGGATAGACATTATGAAAGAGGAACTTATCGATCGGGGCCGAGATACGGCTCGGGGTGAAGGATATCTTCTGCGCCAACAATTGCGTGAAACCTATTCTGCCGATCGCAGGAATCTGCGAGAAAGCCCGTGATAGAGCTTGTCCTTGCAAACGGATTGGGCAGCAAAGTCGGCAATAAGTGCAGAACCGAGGAGAGGCATCATAAGCCCTCGGCTTGCGGTTGTCTCTGAAATGATGATGACTGCAGTTAACGGCGCTCTGACGACACCTGTAAAGTAAGCCACCATGCCCAGCAAAACGATTGTGCCCGGCGGGTAGGTCGGAAATATGGAGCGCAACAAGTCGCCAATGCCTGCGCCTATCGACAGCGAGGGCGCGAAGATACCTCCAGGCAGTCCTGAAACGGCAGTGGCGAGCGTAGTCATAAATTTAGCAGCACCGAACCAGGCTGGAGCCGCATCGCCCTCGACGATGCTTCGCGCAGTTTCGTACCCTGTCCCCCAAGTCAATCCGGTCAGGGTGCCGACAACCGCAACTACAAGACCGCACAGAAGCGCAAACAGCACCGGGTGCGCGCGTAACCAAGCCATAGGGGCGATCGACGTCGTTCCGGCGGCAAGCATCAGCCGCGAAAAGAGACCTCCGGCAACACCGCCTGCCACGCCTGCGATCGGCGCGGCTATGATGGCTTGGGATACGCCAAGCGTCTGACGCATCGCCCCGAAGTAGATATAGTCGCCGGCAAGTCCCAAACTTACCATGCCCGCGATCAGGACTGCAGCCATCACCAGCAGCGTCATGCGCTGCTCATACGCTGCAGCCAGTTCCTCGATAGCAAAGGCGACGCCAGCAAGAGGCGTGTTGAACGCCGCGGCGACACCGGCAGCGCCGCCTGCAATATAGACCGAGGACCGAATGGGAATGCGCATCAATCGGTGCATCCGGCCCATGATCGCTGCAGCGATCTGAACGGTCGGCCCCTCGCGTCCCACCGACGCGCCAACCAGTAGGGCGGTCGTTGTCAGGAAGAATTTGGCGATAGCAGCACGCGCTGAAACGAACGTCGATAAGGCGGCTTCAGGATTTTTCGTGGCCGCCATCACCTGTGGAATGCCTGACCCTCTTGCGAGAGGCGCAAAGCGGTTCGTCAGCCAAACAATGCCTGCAAAGCCGAGGGGCGTTACGATGAGCGGTAGCCACCGGTATCGATTATAAACAGCGTGAAAAAGCGTGTTGGCCCTGTCCGCGATATCCGCAAACAGCAAGGCAACCAGTCCAACCAGCACTGCGCCACCCAGGAAGGCCACGCGCCGCCGCCATATCAAGGCCTCCGGGCCATGACGACGAAGGAGTACGCGTAAGCGGCGGGGCAGCAAGATGGACAGCGACTTCACAAGAATAACAACTCAGCTTTGGTGCGATAAATGGGCGTCAAAAAATCCCATGGGTGTTTCATCGCATCATGTCCACCCAATGAAAACTGCCTCCTGAAAAGCCGGAGCGCTTCATAGCTGTACCGATGCGCGGCAGATACTCCGCCAGTTACCAAAGCTCAGTCTAACGTAGCTGCGCGAACTCGTTCTCCAGCGCCCGAAGTTGTTCTCGGGAAGTCACATTGGGGGCCAGGACGGACAGAGCCCTCGGCGACATATCTCCTCGCCGACCACTTACGTTCACCAGGCCAGGCGCCACGCGCGCCACGATACCCGCCGTCACCGGATTGGATAGGAGATCCCTCAAGGCAGTGTCGATGGAACGACCTTGACGCGCCGGCACGGGAAGGGTCGATGCCCAATCGCCCCACGCGCTGGCCTGACGTCCGACCGGCATGAGCGTTTCGAAAAAATGGCTCAGTCCATCGCGTTGGAGATAGGCGCTCGGCGGCAGGAAATCATCGCCAAGCCGGGTCAGCCAACTGTCCAGATCGCGCTCCAGAGCGTTGCGTGTGGCGGCCATCGCGGGATCATCGACGCGATTGCGCATCTGATAGGGATCGTCGCGATTATCATAGAGCAGCCAAGGTCCGTGCAACGATCGCACAAAGGTATGGCGCGCCGTCCTCACCCCTCGATAGGCGTCGATCCCATGGGTGCGCGCGGTCGTGATCGGGACGGGCATGCTCAAAAAGGCACTGGTCGGCGCGGCCTTGTCCGTATGTCCCAGCAGGGACGGCGAAAAATCATGCCCCTGTAAACCTTCAGGCACGGGCACGCCCGCAAGGCCAAGCAAGGTGGGCATCACATCGGGTGAATTAAGCGGCACATCAATATGCTTGGAACCGGTGCCCAATTTGCGCGGATAGCGCAGCATGAAAGGAACACGTACGGATTCTTCCCAAGGATAGATCTTATAATCAAGCCCTTGTGACCATGCCATTTCGCCATGGTCCGACGCGAATATGACGATCGTGTCCTCAGCGCCCAAACGGTCGAGGGATAGCATCAACCGCGCGAAACAGTCGTCCAACGCCGCAATAGCGGCGTAATAGCCACGCAGTTCCTCGATCGCCTTTGCCCGGTCCGCTTCTGGCACATTGGGGCGAAGGACCAGATCCTTGTCCCGATAGAGGCGGTCATAGGCTTCGGGCGCGGAATAGGGAAAATGGGGTGGCCCCCACGACAACATAAGGAAATAGGGATCGTCCTTGCCATGATGCGCTTCGATAAAATTCAGTGCGTCGTCCGTCTGCGCTATCGCATCATAGCCCTGCCAGTAGCGCGGACGGATGTCGTCGCCCGCATAATAGATTGAATGATTATAGTCGTGGGTGCATTCGGCGGCCTTCCAATATTGGAAACCGAAGCGCTTATCCGGTGGGATGGGTTCGAGGCGCCGTTCATAACGTCCTTCCGGGCTGCCATGCAGATGCCACTTGCCAATATAGCCAGTTTGATAACCAGCTTGGGCAAACGCCTCGCCCAGGGTGATATGACGGGGCACTAACGGCACATCGTTGATATAGACTCCATGCGTGAGTGCATGGTCCCCCGTCATCAGTGATGCGCGAGCGGGGCAACAGACAGGCGTGCCCGCTACCGCCTGATCGAAGCTCACTGCCTCTTGCCAGAAGCGATCCAACGCCGGCGTGCGGGCATTGACGTCGCCGCGATGGTTGAAAGCCTGCGCTCGCCATTCGTCCGCCAGCACGAACAGGATATTGGGCCGCTTGCCTGTTTTCGGTCGGGCAACGGCCGCCTGACCGGACAGTGTTGCCGCCATGCCGGTCATGCCGAGCAGAAAATGCTTTCGAGTCATGCGCATCGACATCGGCTATACCTTCTAGTCGTCAAAGTCGGGAAACTGTCGATCATGGAAGTCGAGCGAGGTTCGCGTCCTCCAGTTTTCGTCGTGCGACCGGGATCAACTTGATTTCTCCCATCAACCCGGCGGGTAACAGCGGCTCGTCCCCGGTAAAAGATTGGGGCGCTGAACGCCCGAGCCGGTTCTGCAATATCCAGGTTTGCGGCTGCGATGCCCTTCGGTCGCCGATCAAGCGATTGCGCCAACTATTGGCGACTTTAATCGAAAGCCGATTGCGACCGTCGACCAACGCCTCGCTGATGTCTAGCGGACGACCGGGGATCCACATCGTCCCCATCGTCCGGCCGTTCACCGTGACCTCAG includes:
- a CDS encoding glycosyltransferase; amino-acid sequence: MADPRPRRRALCVRPQVNADAAPFLRAISDEWVHALALHCDVSTIEGDFDFEEVCGRVRPDFVIYDAVHWVRPIRTRVKNALAYPHIPRAFFFNCDPHDPARPHILRALADYGADTVFCGIEHLQQMPELARYDCFVIPLFIDDTVFRDHQLEKTIPVSIFGGHLYPSFYPWRAKITEEMPHHIPTLIYPHPGYAAGTVNPFEARDEKYARLLSASHYAIADTTRLDYVVRKHLEIPAAGAVLVAPDSETVKALGFVDMENCLLGEGPDLYQRMKDVSADPAHYERIRKAGHDLVHGRYTRAHWTHILDWFECRATCAADEVPQQTERFGRFRKVSAAGCGSSIADLTIPHTPMSAILEDATVAILTDGDRSGAQRRLAQSLEWIGHIAEPRFLSGVIAMLDGDLDEAARLISWRAGVEVGGTPAAPLYSFGLMDPCELAWMLLICGIRNDQPMCAALLELVPETPHVAVRRALWLLSGSPHDVHFGEEGLMEARSGDWPSIHWLGQESFPDWLRLTARMLHANGQEGPAGHLSAIAGAFDEEQPDEAMGHVA
- a CDS encoding DegT/DnrJ/EryC1/StrS family aminotransferase; its protein translation is MPSATVPFMDLSPQWDRIRDAVMPDMERLFAASAFCLGDWVSDFEARIGDYLGAAHAVAVSSGSAALHLAVVAGGIGRGDKVLVPSNTFVGTVWGLIYAGAVPIFCDVESATGTIDMADTALRMEEGVRAIIPVHLYGQPADMDAVASFAREHDLMVIEDAAQAIGARHGGRAVGTIGRMGCFSFYPGKNLGGAGEGGLIITDDAEDAALLRALRDHGQSQRYVHDRVGFNYRMDGIQGLVLGHKLPLLDEWTDQRRMLAARYQLAFAGLPLNLPTVVHYDHVFHLYVVRSETSEALRAHLADNGIATGRHYPIPLHRQPCFADLPTPIRGFPVTEDFAANGISLPLFAGMTIDQQDRVINAVTAFFQKDPYG
- a CDS encoding Gfo/Idh/MocA family protein — encoded protein: MALFGMGYWGRNIFRVLSNNPHLALKAVVDLRPGLRDELALSHPKLAVHNDPAAVMADPAIDVIVIATPVASHYSIARSALDAGKHVMMEKPMCGSVDEAADLIARAEKRGLTLMVDHTFLFHPAVMQLGQLVHGGALGRISYFDSQRVNLGLFQPDVNVVWDLAPHDLSIITYLFGCEPIDVEASGYRHFGHGSADIAYLTLHYPGNLIAHLNLSWMSPVKVRRIAIGGSEQMVVWDDLNRDEPIKIYDSGIAFQPQHERGDLLPSYRIGSVTSPRVAGPEPLVAVVEHFRRVILGQERCRTDGHFGLSIVKTLEMAQARLDASLRRVDAIVAPVKKIA
- the tnpA gene encoding IS66-like element accessory protein TnpA is translated as MGQITVFGGPERRRRWREDERAKILSEAFSPGACVARIARQYDVSTALVYTWRRKAEVQAAASPAEVGFVEAVVLDEADGNQLSSAPAVVVDLPGGRRVNIFASAPPDVAAAVLKALIR
- the tnpB gene encoding IS66 family insertion sequence element accessory protein TnpB (TnpB, as the term is used for proteins encoded by IS66 family insertion elements, is considered an accessory protein, since TnpC, encoded by a neighboring gene, is a DDE family transposase.); the encoded protein is MIPVPSGGKVWLALGHTDMRRGMRSLALQVQQSLNKDVHAGDLYVFRGRSGSLCKILWHDGLGMSLYAKRLEKGRFVWPAAKDGTVAISASAMACLLEGIDWRNPQETWRPTQVG
- the tnpC gene encoding IS66 family transposase, producing MAESDPSDELVQLRAEVAVVRERAEQAQVKLFVAEAEVAKVWAINADLLARNAHLELMNETMRRDKYGASSERSRRLLGQLELTFEELEANASEAELLGQIAADKTSTVAAFTRKRSTRRDFPADVPREKVVIPAPELCPCCGSDDLSHLPPAITETLERVPARHKVIQTVREKVSCRKCEKISHPPAPFHVTPRGMFGPHFLANLAFQKYGLHQPLNSQRDRLEAEGIPLSLSTLADQIGAICVAVKPLFLLLEAHGLAADRLHADDTTVPLLAKLKTSVARIWDYVRDDRPFGGPAPPVALCYYSSDRRGEHPRAHLAGYTGILQVDRYAGFNALFEEGWADKPMTRANCWVHARREFFKLVDIRQQLKRNKKKGTAPLISPLATEALEIIDRLFAIERDINGKPSAERLAVRQELSAPIVAELEAWMHETRSKLSRHDVVAKAIAYLQNDWAGFTTFLADGRICLSNNAAERQLRSVARGRKAWLFVGSDRGGQRAAMMFSLFGTARLNDVDPLAWFTDVLARIADIPQNRLHELLPWRTPPLRVAFPRA
- the tnpC gene encoding IS66 family transposase; this translates as MAESDPSDELVQLRAEVAVVRERAEQAQVKLFVAEAEVAKVWAINADLLARNAHLELMNETMRRDKYGASSERSRRLLGQLELTFEELEANASEAELLGQIAADKTSTVAAFTRKRSTRRDFPADVPREKVVIPAPELCPCCGSDDLSHLPPAITETLERVPARHKVIQTVREKVSCRKCEKISHPPAPFHVTPRGMFGPHFLANLAFQKYGLHQPLNSQRDRLEAEGIPLSLSTLADQIGAICVAVKPLFLLLEAHGLAADRLHADDTTVPLLAKLKTSVARIWDYVRDDRPFGGPAPPVALCYYSSDRRGEHPRAHLAGYTGILQVDRYAGFNALFEEGWADKPMTRANCWVHARREFFKLVDIRQQLKRNKKKGTAPLISPLATEALEIIDRLFAIERDINGKPSAERLAVRQELSAPIVAELEAWMHETRSKLSRHDVVAKAIAYLQNDWAGFTTFLADGRICLSNNAAERQLRSVARGRKAWLFVGSDRGGQRAAMMFSLFGTARLNDVDPLAWFTDVLARIADIPQNRLHELLPWHWKAAQQQAAEEIAA